The Thermocrinis ruber genomic sequence TGAGAGAGCTTGAAATAGAGTATTCAAGGCTTGAACGCCTAGAAGCCCAATACAGGAGCCAATTGGAGGGGGTAGAAAGGAGTCTCTCGGAAGTTTTCAAGCGGGAGGACGTGAGGGCCTTTCTTGAAAACAAGCTCTCCATAGATGGACTCGTCCGAAAAGCCTTGGAAAACTCTCCTGTTTTGGAACAGCTGAAGGACATCGGACTATCTCCTGAAAGGTTCATAGATTTGGTGGCAAAGAAAGTCTTTGGTAAGAGTCCCACCTTTGATTATTCCCAAAACTTAATAAAGGTTATGGAAAGGGCTCAAGACAAAGCGGTGGCAGAGGGTTCACCGCAGGTGGAACCATACCATATAGCGGGAGCCCTGTTGGAGGTGGAGGAGTCCATAGGTAATAAACTATTAAAGGAAACCATAGGAGGTGAAAAGATGAAGGATGTAAGCCAAGAGCTAAAAGAGGAAGAAAAGTCTCCTCTGGAAAGGTTTGGCACCAACCTTACCCAGCTTGCCAGAGAGGGGAAACTGGACCCAGTCATAGGTAGAGAAAAGGAAATCAATCAGGTTATAGAGGTTCTTCTCAGAAAGTCCAAGAACAATCCAGTGCTTGTGGGAGACCCGGGCGTTGGTAAAACCGCCATAGTGGAAGGTTTAGCCCAAAGGATCGTCAACAAGGAAGTTCCTGCGGAGTTGCAAGACAAAGAGATCATAGCCATAGACATGGGTTCCTTGGTGGCGGGTTCCAAATACAGGGGTGAGTTTGAAGAGAGGCTAAAAGCCCTTTTAGAGGAGGTAAAGCAAAAGTCTAACATAATCCTTTTCATAGACGAAATTCATACTGTAGTAGGTGCAGGAAGGGCTGAGGGCTCCTTGGACGCGGGCAACATGCTAAAGCCTGCCCTGGCAAGAGGGGAGATAAGGCTCATAGGTGCCACCACGGTAGATGAATACAGAAAGCACATAGAAAAAGACCCAGCCTTAGAAAGAAGGTTCCAGCCCATATATGTGGATGAACCCAGCGAGGAGGAAACCATAGAAATCCTAAAGGGACTACGCCCAAGGCTTGAAAACCATCACAAGGTTAAAATCTCCGACTCTGCCATAGAAGCTGCGGTAAAGCTAACCAAGAGGTTCGTAACCTTCAGAAAGCTTCCCGACAAGGCAATAGATGCCTTGGATCAAGCCTGTGCAAGGAAAAAGCTCTCGGCGGTTTCTGTCCCACCAGAGGTTCAAGAGCTGGAAAGAAAAATAAAAGCTTTGGATGAGGAAATCCAAAAAGCCTTCCTTGAGGGCAACTACGAAAAGGAAGCCCAGCTCAAAATAAAGAAGGCTCAACTTGAAAAAGAAAAGCAAGAACTTTTAGCAAGGATAGGTTCCACCGATGTAAAAATTCAAGAGCTCAAAAGGCGTATGGAAGAGTTAGACAGGGAAATCATAAAGGCTTCTGAAAGGGGAGATTACGAAAGGGAGGCAAACCTGAAGATTGAAAAAATAAAGCTTGAGAAGGAGCTTAAAGAATTAGAAGCTAAAAAGAGCCAAGAGCTGGTGGTTACAGAAGAGGACGTTGCCCAAGTGGTTTCCGAGTGGACAGGCATACCTCTTTCCAAGCTAAGGGAAGAGGAAATGGAAAAGCTCTTAAGGTTAGAGGAGGAGCTTCACAAGAGAGTTATAGACCAAGAGCATGCAGTAAAGGCGGTAGCGGAAGCTATAAGAAGGGCAAGGGCAGGTCTGAAGGATCCCAAGAGACCCATTGCCAGCTTTCTCTTTTTGGGACCTACGGGAGTGGGTAAGACAGAGCTTTCCAAAGCTCTTGCAGAACTCCTCTTTGGCGAA encodes the following:
- a CDS encoding AAA family ATPase, whose translation is MFSENMLSAKALEYLNRAKELAQAQGDTKVDTDHLLFVMLSDEKSALRKYLEKRGIEPKEFLKRVGDYLQKVKAQLEKVADQEAKHLIDLRSKIMQIKSDIGQVQIELDKIKRAKEELKREIERAKRYGDYWTLRELEIEYSRLERLEAQYRSQLEGVERSLSEVFKREDVRAFLENKLSIDGLVRKALENSPVLEQLKDIGLSPERFIDLVAKKVFGKSPTFDYSQNLIKVMERAQDKAVAEGSPQVEPYHIAGALLEVEESIGNKLLKETIGGEKMKDVSQELKEEEKSPLERFGTNLTQLAREGKLDPVIGREKEINQVIEVLLRKSKNNPVLVGDPGVGKTAIVEGLAQRIVNKEVPAELQDKEIIAIDMGSLVAGSKYRGEFEERLKALLEEVKQKSNIILFIDEIHTVVGAGRAEGSLDAGNMLKPALARGEIRLIGATTVDEYRKHIEKDPALERRFQPIYVDEPSEEETIEILKGLRPRLENHHKVKISDSAIEAAVKLTKRFVTFRKLPDKAIDALDQACARKKLSAVSVPPEVQELERKIKALDEEIQKAFLEGNYEKEAQLKIKKAQLEKEKQELLARIGSTDVKIQELKRRMEELDREIIKASERGDYEREANLKIEKIKLEKELKELEAKKSQELVVTEEDVAQVVSEWTGIPLSKLREEEMEKLLRLEEELHKRVIDQEHAVKAVAEAIRRARAGLKDPKRPIASFLFLGPTGVGKTELSKALAELLFGEEDAMIRLDMSEFKEEHSVAKLIGAPPGYVGYEEGGKLTEAVRRKPYSVILLDEVEKAHPRVFDLFLQVLDDGRLTDSHGRTVDFRNTVIIMTSNIGSQYLLSIPFDGDEKAIEREFEKAKEKVLEELKYHFRPEFLNRIDEIIVFKPLTMKELLQIVDLLVQSVNKRLADKNIHLELTEQAKEQLVKLGYEPAYGARPLKRTIQRYLENPLADKIIRGEIKEGDRVRVDYSDGNFVFVKV